The DNA window ATACAAGTACCTGATACGCTTGCATCCATTTGACACTTGTCGCACCCTTGCTCCTCCACGGCGCAAGGGGGACGCGCGATGCCCGGGTTCAATTTCCTGTTTGAAGCCTTCGTGCTCCTCGTCGGGCTCGCAATGGCCGAAGTGCTGAGCGGCTTCGCCCGCGTGCTCAAGCTGCGGACGCGGCGCAAGGCAGGGCTCGATGGCGGCGAAGCGATCCATATCGGCTGGCTTGTGCCGATGCTCGGACTGGTGGTCATCCTCGATCAGTCGACCTTCTTCCTCCACATGTACGGCTTTCGTAACTTGATGCCCTTCAACGGCGGCACAATCATGGCGATCCTGCTGACGATCGGCTGGTATTACCTCATCGCAAGCATGACGTTTCCCGACGAGCCGGAGGACTGGCCGGACTTCGACGAATGGTATTGGCGGCAGAAGCGCTTCATCATCGGCGGCGTGATCGGAATCAACGTGGTCAGCATGATCGGCGCGGGCTTCATGGCGACACCCGACGTGCAAGCCGAGATGGCGGCGCAAATGACACCGCAAATGGCATTTTTGAACCTGTTCGCCTTGAGCGTCTTTCCTGCAATGATCTGCCTGTTCTTCGCCAAGGGTCGGCGGACCAACCTAATCCTGCTTGCCTTCATGATCCTCAACCCGCTGATCTATGGGGCGATGATGATCGGTATCCAACAGCCCGGCTGAGCCGAGAGCCTCAACTCCCGGTAATCGAAGGTTTACTTTCGCGATGCCATGGTGCCGCGCATGAGAGACGGATCGACATATAAAGCGTGTGCCGCATCGGCGCTGGCCATCGCATTGGCACTGGGCCTCACGGCATGCGGAGGAGAAAGCAAGCCTTCCGCGCCGCCGCCCGATACCGGCGCGGTGCCGCCGCCCTCTCCCTCGCCCTCCCCTTCGCCGAGCCCCAGTCCGTCACCCTCACCGGCCCCGACGCCAACGCCGACCGGCGCAGCAATCGATCCGACCACGGCCGCCGGACTGTTCTCCACCACGCCCGACGTCGCCGCCTGTGAGCCAGGCGCGCTCAAGCCCGAGGTGATCGCCGGCGCCATCGCAATCACGAACGAGATCCGGGCGCTCCACAATCTCCCGCCGGTCGCGCATTCCGCGGCCGACGATCGCGCGGTGCAGGAAAGCGCGCTGATGATGGTCGCCAACAACGCCCTGTCGCACGATCCGCCCTCGAGCTGGTCGTGCTGGACGCAAGCCGGGCGCGATGCGGCGGCATCGGGCAATCTGGCGTTCCGCTCCGGCAGTTTCGGGCAGAACTTCATGGTCTTTGCCGGGTGGATGGACGAGGTCGACAATCTCAGCATCGACAGCGTCGGCCACCGCCGCTGGATCCTCGACCCGTTCCTCACCCACACCGCCTTCGGACGGGTCGTCACCTCCAGCGGAGGCGGCGGCTATCGCAGCGCCAGCGTGATGCGCGTGTTCGACCTCGCCACCAGCGGCGCGACGCCGAGCGGGCTGCCGGACTGGTACGCCTATCCGCAAGGCGACTATCCGGCAAAATACTACGACACCCGCGCGATCCACTCCTTTTCGGTCATCGCCGACAAGTCGACCAAATGGGGCGCCAACCGCAATGTCGATTTCTCCGCCGCCAGCGTGACGGTGCGCGACCAGGCGAGCGGCGGCGTGCTGTCACTTTCCAAGGTCAGCTACGACAACCAGGGCTTCGGCCTCCCCAACAACCTCCAGTTCCTCCCCGCCGGGGTGCAGGAGGGGCGGACCTACGAAGTGACGATCGCCAATGTCCGCGTCAACGCCTCTCCGCGCGAATACAGCTACACCTTCCGGATCGTGAGCTAGCCCCCTCGCCCCGCGCCTTCCGGCGCGCCCTCCAGCCCAACCAACTGCGGGACTGACCGGACTGCGATCGGCCCGCCTCCGGAAAGCGGAACGATCGCAGCCGATGCTTCGGACTCTACGCAGCATTTTCCTTGATCAGCGATGCGCCATCCGTGCCTTCGACTGCGGCGAGTGCCATCATGGGCTGATCGAAGGTCTGACTGCTGATGACCTTGTCGGTCGCGCAATCGTGCACGGTGACAGATACGTTCGTGAAGAAAGCGAATGTCAGCGTCTGTTCGATCGTTACCTTTTTCGGCAAACCGCACGATTTCAGGATGTTGTTAATGTGCAGGTACCAGAAATGGTGGTCTTTGTAAGTCGGATCGTAGTTCACCGCGAGACCACCTAACAGCGTCGCCTCGTAAGGCACCGTCATCGTCAGGGTCCCTTTCTGCGCCTTGATGACGACATAGGCGGACTGGCCAGGATTGAGCGGCACTTCGACACCGGCGGTTTCACCCAGCGTGGTGCTATCGCTGAACCCCTTGATAGAGCTCCAACCGGAGGTGAAATTGAAGGACGTCTCGCCCCCCAGACCCAGCGCAGTCAGGCCGTAGCTGATCGACTGATCAACGCTGACCGATCCGCTTTTGCTCCAGCTTTCGCTCATCGAGGTTTCCACCTGCACCGTGGCAGAGGCATGGAACGTGGCCGGATTGGGGCCGTTATTGGTAAACTTGTTGAGATTGTAGACGACCTCGCCATCGCTAGCGACTTTGATATTCTTCGGGTCACGTGCCGTAACTTTGGTCTGTAACGGCATCCAGGCATATTTCTTGAACAATTCGAACGGATCCTCGTCCCTCTTGTAATATACGACTTTAGGCTTCTCCCCGAAATTTTTCTCTACCGAGTCGCGCAGTTTGTTGGCGAGGCCGAATGCCTCAAGCTCGGCCACGGTAACCGGATGCGAAACGCTGCCTTCTGCGATCGCCTTGATTTGCGATTGATCGAGCGAGGCCTGAGCCTTCACGCTAAACGCCGGATCGGTCATGTCATTCCTCCTGTTGCTGCGGACACTTCGCCCGCGGCAGGACAGGGTACCGGCGTGTCTCGTTCCCATGCGGAGGTCTGGCTCGGTTGTCGAGCGATAGGGCCCTATCGGAGGGCGCCATCGCCCGCCACGCCGCGCAACACCGCAATCGCCACATGATCCGCAACGGATCATGTGCAGGAGATGCCGGGTTCGTCGTGCCCCGGCGAGGGCTAACGCTCAGGTCGCGCTGGATCCCGGTCTAGCCTCCCGCGCCTTCCGGCGCCCCCTCCGGCCCATACCAGTCCGCGATCAGCGCATCGTCGCGACGCCCGTCGGCGCCGAGCAGCCACCATTCGGGCCGTCCCTCCTCGAACGCGCAGACCTGCGCGTAGAGCAGATCGCGCAGATCCTGCTCGCTCCCCTCTCCCTGCTCGGTCGAGGCCATGTAGGGGACACACGGCGCATGATCGGGCCGCGCGCGCAGCATGTCCTCCACCCGGAAAGGCCAGCTCCCCTGGCACACGTCGGGCCGCATCGCCGCATCCTCCCTCCAGAACGCCGCCTCGACATAGACCTCCTCGTCCTCGTCGAGCGGAGACATGGACCGGGTGTTACACTCCCCTGACGAAGGATCTTCGGGGCCGGTTTCGCCCTCCTCATTCCGGTCGGCCTCGCCATGCCGTTCGGCCTCGCCTCCCTCGGGCGGTGCCGCGCAGGCCCCATCGGTCGGAGGCGCCTCGGGCAAATCCTCCCCCGCGCCATAGGCATCGAGCGTGGCGTCGAAATCCTCCGCCAGCGCGGCGGCCCCGGCATCCTCGGCCAGCTTGTCGAGCCGCGCGAGATGGGCGAGCAACAGGCGCGAATCATAGCGCCGCCGCCGCGCGATCTCGTCGCCGTGATAGAACACCGGCTCCTCCACCCCGTCCACCGCGCGGCAGCCGAGCACATCCTCCACCTGCGGCCGCGCCGCGAGCCGCGCCGCATCCCAGCACCGCCGAAACCGCGCGCAGGCCCGCCGCGCGCGATAGACGGTCTGGTGCGACACCCCCGCCCGCCGCGCGGCGGCGCGCACATCGCCCCGCTGCGCCAAAGCATCGATAAACGCCACCCGCCGCTCGAGCGTAAAAGCCGTCTGCGCCGCCCGCGCGGTGTCGGAAGGCAGCGCATCGATCAGGACGGGGAGATTGGGGGTGATGGTGGTGGGGGCGTTCATGCGACACCTCCCACCATCGCGTAGGGCGAAAGCCCCGAGCGCGCCCACTCCCAGGACGTTATCGGGCGCAAGCCCGAGCGCGACCAGCGCGAGGCAAGGCCGACCGGCCGCCCGAGCTTATGCGAGGAAGCCAAGGCGCGCGGATGCGCGCCGCCCGGCGTTTGAGGGTCAAAACAAAAAACACAAATCATCGGTTCACCTCGTGCAGGGGAGAGGAAAACCGATCCATGTATACCGAAGGGGGCGTGTAGGACAGCGCTTCCGCCGCGCAGCGCCACCCGCAATTATCGCCCCCACTTTTCTCCACGTCGCCCCGCCCTCCGAGCCGGGGCTGGGGCTGCCTTCAAGGCGCACGCCAAGTGAAAAAGCACCGCCCCGGATCCGGTCCGGGGCGATGAGGGTCAAAGAAAACTGACCGCCCTGCCCAACAGCACTTGCTCGTTGCGCATGATGCGCAGCAGCTGCGCAGGCGTGGTCGAAGGCCGCTTCCCGATGCGGCCCGCGTCGACATGGGCCTGCCATTCCTCATACGCGACGCGCGCCGAGAGCGGCGGCCCGCCCATAAGGTCGGGGTGCTGTGGGGAGGGTTCGGGCATGGGGCTGCCTCTCGGGTTCGTCGATGGGGACCGGGAGGCTAGTGGGGGAGAGGGGTGTAGGACAGCGGACTCTCTGACGCTTTGGCACAAGTGACTATTACGTATTGACCGTTCGACAAAGTAGCCTAGTCTCTAGAATAGATCTGCGGGCAGATTTTTTGTAGTGTTTCGCTACACGTGAAAAGAATGTGAGAGGGAATTGCCCCTATCGTATACACTTTGCAATCCTTATGTGATGTTATCGCGTAGGAGTGCCCGCAGATCGCCATGAACGAAAAAAAGATAGAACAACTGAAAGCCTGCGTAGACCGGAAGGACTTGGCCAGACTGCTTGGATTCAAGCCAAAGGCACTTTCCTATATCCTCTATCAGCGCACCCCATGTCAAAACTACCGGACATTTAAGATCCCGAAGCGTAAGGGCGGCGAGCGCGTGATTGATGCTCCGAACCCTGAGCTGCTATTCTTACAAAAACGCGCAAGTAATCTTCTTCAAGATTGCCTTGACGAGATTGTCCAAGATGAGGGCCATAAACGTACGATCCACCATGGCTTTCAACGAAAAAAATCAATTATCACAAACGCACGGGTTCACCGAGCCAGAAAGTTTGTGTTCAACGTTGATTTAACTGATTTTTTTCCTTCCGTGAATTTCGGACGTATTCTCGGCTTTTTCCAAAAAAATCGTCATTTTACCTTAGAGAGAGAGGTGGCTGTCACATTGGCGCAAATTTGTTGCTATGACGGACAGCTACCTCAAGGTGCACCAACCTCTCCGGTTGTATCGAACTTAATCTGCCAACCTCTTGATATCAGACTAAGCAGGCTCGCTGAGAAATTTGGTTGTTCATACTCGCGATATGCTGATGATATAACTTTCTCGACATCGACGAGAAAGTTTCCGCGTGCCATCTCGAGAAAATCTCTGATTTCATCAAAATGGTACTCCGGACGAATCCTGAAGAAAGAAATAAAGAGCGCCGGGTTCGCCATAAACCCTAAAAAAACAAGAATGCAATACGCCCAATCACGTCAAACTGTCACAGGCCTCATTGTCAACGATAAGATCAACGTGCCAGCCGACTACACACGGCTCTGCCGCGCCATGGTGGACGCATATGTCAAATCGGGGACCTATTTCATTCGAAAAGAAAAATTATCGAAGTCAGGGAAGGTGAAGGTCACAAAAGAGCCAGGCACTGACTTGCAGCTTATAGGCAGATATAGCTTTATTCACAATGTGAAGTCTTCGAACTTCTCGAAAGAAAATCCGAGACCGAAAGATCTATTTTCTTACGAAAAAGACTACCGACGCTTACTTTTATTTAGTAAGTTTCACTTTTCGAAAATACCACTTATTCTCACTGAGGGCAAGACAGATACCATTTACATTAAGGCCGCTCTTCGGCGTCTGCACAAATCCTACCCCACTCTGATCACTAAGAAGGGACGTTCGTTCGAGTACAATTTTGACTTCTTTAAATTCAGCCCAACTAATAGGAGAATTCTCGGAATTGACGGCGGCACCAGCCATCTCGCGGGTTTTCTGAGTACTTACAGAAAAGAAGCAAAATCATTTTGCCCTATTTTGAATCAAAAACCGGTCATTTGCATAATCGACAATGACAACGGTGCGAAA is part of the Alteriqipengyuania halimionae genome and encodes:
- a CDS encoding retron Ec67 family RNA-directed DNA polymerase/endonuclease; protein product: MNEKKIEQLKACVDRKDLARLLGFKPKALSYILYQRTPCQNYRTFKIPKRKGGERVIDAPNPELLFLQKRASNLLQDCLDEIVQDEGHKRTIHHGFQRKKSIITNARVHRARKFVFNVDLTDFFPSVNFGRILGFFQKNRHFTLEREVAVTLAQICCYDGQLPQGAPTSPVVSNLICQPLDIRLSRLAEKFGCSYSRYADDITFSTSTRKFPRAISRKSLISSKWYSGRILKKEIKSAGFAINPKKTRMQYAQSRQTVTGLIVNDKINVPADYTRLCRAMVDAYVKSGTYFIRKEKLSKSGKVKVTKEPGTDLQLIGRYSFIHNVKSSNFSKENPRPKDLFSYEKDYRRLLLFSKFHFSKIPLILTEGKTDTIYIKAALRRLHKSYPTLITKKGRSFEYNFDFFKFSPTNRRILGIDGGTSHLAGFLSTYRKEAKSFCPILNQKPVICIIDNDNGAKKFFKWTDSSGNKINRDGEVYHLFENVYLLLTPLKNGTEDSKIEDFFTKHTLNEKIGGKSFNPENVGVTEAEYGKAWFASKVVWPKKSTINFNNFKPLLDLIENTAMKVHNPKK
- a CDS encoding CAP domain-containing protein, translated to MIAGAIAITNEIRALHNLPPVAHSAADDRAVQESALMMVANNALSHDPPSSWSCWTQAGRDAAASGNLAFRSGSFGQNFMVFAGWMDEVDNLSIDSVGHRRWILDPFLTHTAFGRVVTSSGGGGYRSASVMRVFDLATSGATPSGLPDWYAYPQGDYPAKYYDTRAIHSFSVIADKSTKWGANRNVDFSAASVTVRDQASGGVLSLSKVSYDNQGFGLPNNLQFLPAGVQEGRTYEVTIANVRVNASPREYSYTFRIVS